From a region of the Fusarium verticillioides 7600 chromosome 9, whole genome shotgun sequence genome:
- a CDS encoding transcriptional regulator → MYIKGPHAETELPVLRKLIRENPLGLLTTAIPSPNFPFLQSSHIPFVLDIEDETSETELGKLRGHLARVNPQSKAMIENLTENPNLNNVIEQDVIVIFNSPIQHYVTPKFYTETKPTSGKVVPTWNYAAAQVYGRAKIFYDTKTDEAGQFLSKQISDLSRHAETNVMGFTGGDNPVDWKVSDAPDRFIELLKKSIIGIEIEITHMGGKFKMSQEMGMGDREGVIKGFSRLESETAKEMSKLVQTRSDLKEAKKASV, encoded by the coding sequence ATGTATATCAAGGGACCTCACGCCGAAACCGAGCTTCCAGTGCTCAGGAAGCTAATTCGAGAGAACCCATTGGGTCTTCTGACTACCGCCATTCCCTCCCCAAACTTCCCCTTTCTTCAATCCAGCCATATCCCCTTCGTTCTGGATATCGAAGATGAGACAAGCGAGACGGAGCTGGGAAAGCTACGGGGTCATCTCGCCAGAGTCAACCCTCAGAGCAAAGCCATGATCGAGAATCTCACCGAAAATCCAAACCTGAATAACGTAATCGAGCAAGACGTTATTGTGATTTTCAACTCTCCGATTCAACACTATGTCACACCAAAGTTCTATACAGAAACCAAGCCCACGTCTGGAAAAGTTGTTCCAACATGGAATTACGCCGCAGCACAAGTCTACGGCCGGGCCAAGATCTTTTACGATACCAAGACCGATGAGGCTGGACAATTTCTTTCGAAACAGATTTCTGACCTCAGCCGCCATGCCGAGACTAATGTCATGGGCTTTACTGGCGGCGACAACCCTGTGGACTGGAAGGTGTCTGATGCCCCTGATCGGTTcatcgagcttctgaagaagagtatTATCGGAATTGAAATTGAAATTACGCACATGGGAGGAAAATTCAAGATGAGCCAAGAGATGGGTATGGGTGATCGAGAGGGAGTCATCAAGGGCTTTTCTAGGCTTGAATCTGAGACTGCAAAGGAGATGTCGAAGCTGGTTCAGACTCGAAGTGATTTGAAggaagcgaagaaggcgagCGTGTAA
- a CDS encoding alkanesulfonate monooxygenase, translated as MPTEFISLTFPNPSTELNPIPGAGIDPEFLVRYARNLDDYEFNYTLIPYHSSSFDPFTIGATILAVTKQIKIVIALRPNTLYPTVAAKALATLDQLGKGRVVVHFIAGGDDTEQAREGDFLNKSERYSRQEEYIKILRRAWASPEPFDWEGKYYTFKNFSNQVRPTNGHIDVSVGGSSDDAYRIGGALADIFGLWGEPLKETKEQIDRIYAEAEKAGRKDRPRIWVTFRPIIGDTEEIAWAKAHRTLDLLKENRPKGVGKAAPNDNRPQNVGSQRLLDIAKKGEVQDRALWYPTVTATNARGASTALVGSHQTIIDSILDYVDLGAELISIRGYDNLNDAIDYGRYILPGVRAALKERQNGTNGANGRNGTTKEEVKAEIKEEVKVVPVAA; from the coding sequence ATGCCTACAGAATTCATCAGCCTAACTTTCCCTAATCCCTCTACGGAGCTCAACCCCATTCCCGGTGCTGGCATTGATCCCGAGTTCCTTGTCCGGTATGCCCGGAATCTTGATGATTACGAGTTCAACTACACTCTGATCCCCTATCACTCCTCTTCCTTTGACCCTTTCACCATCGGTGCCACTATCCTAGCTGTTACCAAGCAAATCAAGATTGTCATTGCTCTTCGTCCCAATACTCTCTACCCTACCGTTGCTGCCAAGGCTCTCGCTACACTGGATCAGCTTGGCAAGGGCCGAGTTGTTGTCCACTTCATCGCTGGTGGAGATGACACCGAGCAAGCTCGTGAGGGtgacttcttgaacaagtCTGAGCGATATTCTCGTCAGGAGGAGTATATCAAGATTCTTCGAAGGGCATGGGCCTCCCCTGAACCTTTCGACTGGGAGGGCAAGTACTATACTTTCAAGAACTTTTCCAACCAAGTCCGTCCTACAAATGGCCACATCGACGTCTCAGTAGGCGGTTCTTCTGATGATGCCTACCGTATCGGTGGCGCTCTGGCCGATATCTTTGGCCTATGGGGCGAGCCTCTCAAGGAAACCAAGGAGCAGATTGATCGTATCTACGccgaggctgagaaggctggccGTAAAGATCGTCCTCGCATCTGGGTTACCTTCCGACCTATCATTGGTGACACAGAGGAGATCGCCTGGGCCAAGGCTCACCGAACCCTAGACCTCCTCAAGGAGAACCGACCCAAGGGCGTTGGTAAGGCTGCACCCAATGACAACCGCCCTCAGAATGTTGGATCCCAGCGTTTGCTtgatatcgccaagaagggtgaggTCCAAGATCGTGCTCTCTGGTATCCTACTGTCACAGCCACCAATGCTCGAGGTGCATCTACAGCCCTGGTAGGCTCTCACCAGACTATCATTGATTCTATTCTTGACTATGTCGACCTTGGTGCCGAGCTTATTTCTATCCGTGGATACGATAACCTGAACGATGCCATCGATTATGGTCGATACATCCTGCCTGGCGTACGAGCTGCTCTAAAGGAGCGACAGAATGGCACAAACGGCGCCaatggaagaaatggaaCTACTAAAGAAGAAGTTAAGGCGGAGATTAAGGAGGAAGTCAAAGTTGTTCCAGTTGCTGCTTAA
- a CDS encoding MFS transporter, SHS family, lactate transporter, with amino-acid sequence MTQDEYNTRAPHEGMSPGRYAATRFSSLKPPMHNVPNPIKLVRMLNSQQWAFFFVAFAAWTWDAFDFFSVSLTVTSLSKTFDKSKTDITWGITLVLMFRSVGSIAFGIASDRYGRKWPFVVNNLLFIVLELGTGFCQTYQQFLACRALFGVAMGGLYGNAAATALEDCPEEARGLMSGMLQQGYAFGYLLCAAFARGLVDTTSHDWRPLFWFGACPPVLFIIARLMLPETQAYQERQHAREVAGADGKGKVFIKEGKVALKHHWLLLVYLVLLMAGFNFMSHGSQDLYPTMLENQLNFSKNKVTVTQVVANLGAMLGGTVVGFSSQSLGRRISIIACCIVGGALLYPYTFVRDSSIIAAAFFQQFCVQGAWGVIPIHLMELSPGAFRTFVVGTSYQLGNLVSSASSTIEARLGENFPLPDNAEGQTRYDYGKVICIFMACVYVYVIVLTFIGPENLRGKFDVAHDSDAREAMGDGAMEQAADRHGHYDEETGRISSEKPEVAHLRE; translated from the exons ATGACTCAAGACGAGTACAACACTCGCGCACCTCACGAGGGCATGTCCCCAGGTCGTTACGCAGCCACAAGATTCTCCTCGCTCAAGCCTCCCATGCACAATGTCCCGAATCCCATCAAACTCGTGCGCATGTTGAACTCCCAACAATGGgcattcttctttgtcgcCTTCGCAGCTTGG ACATGGGACGCATTCGATTTCTTCTCCGTATCTCTCACCGTTACAAGTCTCAGCAAAACCTTTGACAAATCCAAAACCGACATTACATGGGGCATCACCCTCGTTCTCATGTTCAGATCCGTTGGCTCTATCGCCTTCGGTATCGCGAGTGATCGATACGGTCGAAAGTGGCCATTCGTGgtcaacaaccttctcttcattgttcttgaactt GGCACTGGTTTCTGTCAAACCTACCAGCAGTTTCTAGCTTGCAGAGCCCTTTTTGGCGTTGCTATGGGCGGTCTTTATGGTAACGCTGCCGCCACTGCCCTCGAAGATTGTCCAGAGGAGGCCCGTGGTCTCATGAGTGGTATGCTCCAGCAAGGT TATGCTTTCGGATACCTTCTCTGCGCTGCATTTGCTCGCGGTCTCGTCGATACAACATCTCACGACTGGCGTCCTCTCTTCTGGTTCGGCGCTTGTCCCCcagttctcttcatcatcgctcGTCTGATGCTCCCCGAGACACAAGCCTATCAGGAACGCCAACACGCACGAGAGGTTGCTGGTGCAGACGGGAAAGGAAAggtcttcatcaaagaaggCAAAGTCGCTCTTAAGCACCATTGGCTTCTGCTGGTATATCTCGTCCTTCTCATGGCGGGCTTCAACTTTATGAGCCACGGTAGCCAGGACTTGTACCCTACCATGTTGGAGAACCAGCTCAACTtttccaagaacaaggtcacTGTCACCCAGGTTGTGGCTAACTTGGGAGCTATGCTTGGTGGCACTGTCGTCGGGTTCAGCAGCCAATCTCTTGGTCGTCGaatcagcatcatcgctTGTTGCATCGTTGGCGGTGCCCTGCTGTATCCCTATACTTTTGTCCGCGACTCCTCAATTATTGCGGCTGCGTTTTTCCAGCAATTCTGTGTCCAGGGAGCTTGGGGTGTCATTCCTATCCATTTGATGGAATTATCTCCAGGAGCTTTCCGTACTTTCGTCGTCGGTACATCCTATCAGCTCGGTAACCTTGTGTCTTCAGCTTCGTCGACCATCGAGGCCCGTCTCGGCGAGAACTTCCCACTTCCCGACAATGCTGAAGGCCAGACTCGCTACGACTACGGAAAAGTCATCTGTATCTTCATGGCATGTGTGTACGTGTACGTCATTGTTCTGACGTTCATCGGCCCTGAGAACTTGAGGGGCAAGTTCGATGTTGCCCATGACTCTGATGCCAGGGAGGCCATGGGCGACGGGGCTATGGAACAGGCCGCTGACCGCCATGGGCATTACGACGAGGAAACCGGTAGGATCAGCAGtgagaagcctgaggttgCTCACCTGCGGGAATAG